In one Silene latifolia isolate original U9 population chromosome 10, ASM4854445v1, whole genome shotgun sequence genomic region, the following are encoded:
- the LOC141607488 gene encoding uncharacterized protein LOC141607488, with the protein MTDPLDRKIGKVCAVKDSFKEALADGLWQSSHDAYTIAKGYQWLCRSNEQKVSWRIMVWNRYNYPKHMFIAWLIQKGRLLTLDRLAKMGICLAGACFLCGVSPETHQHLFSECGYTKKCFAILKSWLEIDNNGLGTGELILRNRRLPLLIRLLKCAVVMALYYHIWMARNTCRLECYIPRPEQMIDGIREDLKLRLSMVFEGQMQQQIVDWCRMKRLV; encoded by the coding sequence atgACTGatccattagatcgaaagatagggaaggtatGTGCTGTGAAGGATTCTTTTAAAGAGGCCCTTGCAGATGGTTTATGGCAAAGTTCTCATGATGCATATACAATTGCAAAAGGTTATCAATGGCTATGCAGAAGTAATGAGCAGAAAGTGAGTTGGAGGATAATGGTATGGAATAGATACAATTATCCAAAGCATATGTTTATTGCCTGGTTGATTCAAAAGGGCAGATTATTAACACTTGATAGACTGGCAAAAATGGGTATCTGTCTGGCTGGAGCTTGTTTTCTGTGTGGTGTGTCCCCTGAGACCCATCAGCACCTTTTTTCAGAATGTGGATATACAAAGAAGTGTTTTGCTATTCTTAAAAGCTGGTTGGAAATTGATAATAATGGACTCGGCACTGGTGAACTCATTCTCAGAAACAGGAGGCTTCCTTTATTGATTCGGCTTCTAAAGTGTGCTGTGGTAATGGCACTTTACTATCATATCTGGATGGCTCGTAATACCTGTAGACTGGAGTGCTATATTCCTCGGCCTGAGCAGATGATAGATGGCATTAGAGAGGACCTGAAGTTGAGGCTTAGTATGGTGTTTGAAGGCCAAATGCAGCAGCAGATTGTAGACTGGTGTAGAATGAAGCGGCTAGTATAG